A single window of Chitinophaga sp. XS-30 DNA harbors:
- the paaN gene encoding phenylacetic acid degradation protein PaaN, translating into MLITKHQNIIDNAVKANHERTFYAQYPEHPKAYGEDAPAKGEAAFKSLLNQPFTRLKQHVSEGRAGEEVSPYTLEPLGITYPVTATEELVKAARRAGDRWAALSAADRAGILTETLERISGHFFEIAHATMHTTGQSFMMSFQASGPHANDRALEAIAMGYQQLRHFPEKLQWEKPMGKFSIKLEKSFRTVPKGPGLVIGCSTFPVWNSLPGMYADMITGNPVIVKPHPKAVLPIAIAIAAIQEVLEENGQDPYLCQLAADSSDHLITKELCEHPQIALIDYTGGSSFGNYVESLAAKGKTVFSEKAGVNSVILDSVKDIDAVLQNLAFSVSLYSGQMCTAPQNFFIPESGISTPEGKISFNEVAAKFRDAVTALVNNPKMGAGTLGAIQNEATLQRVNAAGQLGGKVWLNGTPVVNEEYGSARTCSPTILEVSSADQGIFEKELFGPVVLLIKTKDTDHSLLLASRMAAQHGAITCGAYTTDDTVKEKIATVMNSVFTPVSFNFTGFIWVNQHAAFSDFHVTGGNPAGNASFTNQEFIVKRFVWVGNRTYVD; encoded by the coding sequence ATGCTGATCACAAAACACCAAAACATTATTGACAACGCGGTAAAAGCCAACCACGAAAGGACATTTTACGCCCAGTACCCCGAACATCCCAAAGCTTACGGTGAAGATGCGCCCGCAAAGGGCGAAGCGGCCTTCAAAAGCCTGCTGAACCAACCCTTTACCCGGCTGAAACAGCATGTATCCGAAGGCCGGGCCGGGGAGGAAGTATCTCCCTACACCCTGGAGCCGCTGGGCATCACTTATCCCGTTACCGCCACGGAAGAACTGGTGAAAGCCGCCAGGCGCGCCGGCGACCGCTGGGCTGCATTATCCGCGGCAGACCGCGCGGGCATCCTCACGGAAACGCTGGAAAGGATCAGCGGGCATTTCTTCGAGATCGCCCATGCCACCATGCACACCACCGGTCAGAGCTTTATGATGAGCTTCCAGGCCAGCGGCCCCCATGCGAACGACCGTGCACTGGAAGCCATTGCCATGGGATATCAGCAGCTCCGGCATTTCCCGGAAAAACTGCAGTGGGAAAAACCGATGGGCAAATTCAGCATCAAACTGGAAAAATCCTTCCGCACCGTACCCAAAGGGCCCGGTCTCGTTATCGGCTGCTCCACCTTCCCGGTGTGGAATTCCTTACCAGGCATGTATGCGGACATGATCACCGGCAATCCCGTGATCGTCAAGCCGCATCCCAAAGCCGTATTGCCCATCGCCATCGCCATTGCCGCCATACAGGAAGTGCTGGAAGAGAACGGGCAGGACCCTTACCTCTGCCAATTGGCGGCAGACAGCAGCGACCACCTGATCACGAAGGAACTCTGCGAACATCCGCAGATCGCGCTGATCGACTATACCGGCGGCAGCTCCTTTGGCAATTATGTGGAATCCCTTGCCGCAAAAGGCAAAACCGTATTTTCGGAGAAAGCGGGGGTGAACTCCGTTATCCTCGATTCCGTGAAAGATATCGATGCCGTGCTGCAGAACCTGGCCTTTTCGGTCAGCCTTTACTCCGGGCAGATGTGCACCGCCCCGCAGAATTTCTTTATCCCGGAATCGGGCATCAGCACACCGGAAGGGAAGATCAGCTTTAACGAAGTAGCCGCAAAGTTCAGGGATGCCGTAACCGCGCTGGTGAACAATCCGAAAATGGGCGCCGGTACCCTGGGGGCCATCCAGAACGAAGCCACCCTGCAACGCGTGAATGCAGCCGGGCAACTGGGCGGCAAAGTATGGCTGAATGGCACGCCGGTTGTGAATGAAGAATATGGTTCAGCCAGGACCTGTTCTCCCACGATACTGGAAGTCAGTTCCGCAGATCAGGGCATCTTTGAAAAAGAGCTGTTCGGCCCGGTGGTGCTCCTGATCAAAACAAAAGATACCGATCACTCCCTGCTGCTGGCCTCCCGGATGGCCGCACAGCACGGCGCGATCACCTGCGGCGCATATACTACGGATGACACCGTGAAAGAAAAGATCGCTACGGTCATGAACAGCGTGTTCACCCCCGTATCTTTCAACTTTACCGGCTTCATCTGGGTGAACCAGCATGCCGCGTTCTCAGACTTTCATGTGACCGGGGGCAACCCGGCCGGGAATGCCAGTTTTACCAACCAGGAATTCATCGTGAAAAGGTTCGTCTGGGTCGGGAACAGAACATATGTGGATTAA
- a CDS encoding lipopolysaccharide assembly protein LapB has translation MEWQKVTKRWSLVLAGMLTLLQWAAAQDNTDLQNTARTFLRSGDYANAILVLNQAIQTAPDDIELKRDLAFAYYLKGDINRAYAVVSPLVDKKDADIHLYQIAGNIYQGKQDWKGAEKLYIRGLKRFPKSGELHNDYGDLLQNMKNFDGALRQWVKGIEVDPNFPGNYYHAARSYLWTNEPIWAILYGETFINLESYTTRTAEVRSIVIECYKKLFDDPAIFNSIPGEPSDKKGKKSSETGFMDAYKSIMAKQVSVIATGIEPESLIMLRTRFLLDWYNFYGMKYPYALFDFQRRLLKDGMFEAYNHWMFGPVANPAEYKAWTTLHKTNYDAFTAWQRNHPLKLRQDEFYNTGKLAVIK, from the coding sequence ATGGAATGGCAAAAGGTAACTAAACGATGGTCCCTTGTGCTGGCTGGTATGCTTACCCTGCTGCAATGGGCGGCGGCGCAGGATAACACCGATCTGCAGAACACTGCGCGCACTTTCCTGCGCAGCGGCGACTATGCCAATGCGATACTTGTGCTGAACCAGGCGATCCAGACCGCTCCGGACGATATTGAACTGAAAAGGGACCTGGCATTTGCATACTACCTGAAGGGCGACATCAACCGCGCATACGCCGTGGTATCCCCGCTGGTAGATAAAAAGGATGCGGATATCCATCTCTACCAGATCGCCGGGAACATCTACCAGGGCAAGCAGGACTGGAAAGGGGCCGAAAAGCTCTATATCCGCGGCCTGAAAAGATTCCCGAAAAGCGGGGAGCTGCATAACGACTACGGTGATCTGCTGCAGAATATGAAGAATTTCGACGGCGCATTGCGCCAATGGGTGAAGGGCATTGAAGTAGATCCCAATTTCCCCGGCAACTACTACCACGCCGCCCGCAGCTACCTGTGGACCAATGAGCCCATCTGGGCCATCCTCTACGGCGAAACATTCATCAACCTGGAAAGTTATACCACCCGCACCGCGGAGGTAAGGAGCATCGTTATAGAATGTTATAAAAAACTGTTCGATGATCCGGCCATCTTCAATTCCATCCCCGGTGAACCATCAGACAAAAAAGGCAAAAAATCTTCCGAAACCGGCTTCATGGATGCCTATAAAAGTATCATGGCCAAACAGGTCAGCGTGATCGCCACCGGCATAGAACCGGAATCGCTGATCATGCTGCGCACCAGGTTCCTGCTGGACTGGTACAATTTCTACGGCATGAAATATCCGTATGCGCTGTTCGATTTCCAGCGCAGGCTGCTGAAAGACGGCATGTTCGAGGCATATAACCACTGGATGTTCGGTCCGGTTGCCAACCCGGCGGAGTACAAGGCATGGACCACCCTGCACAAGACCAATTACGATGCTTTCACTGCCTGGCAGCGGAATCATCCCCTGAAACTGCGGCAGGACGAGTTCTACAATACGGGCAAGCTGGCGGTCATCAAATAG
- a CDS encoding DUF1015 domain-containing protein, which produces MAIIKPFRALRPQPALAKQVAAKPYDVLNSREAAAEAAGNPHSFYHVSKSEIDLPEGTDVHSDEVYAKAAENLQQLRESGTLFHEETPCYYIYKLVMDGRSQTGLVCASSIDDYNNGIIKKHEFTRPDKELDRINHITATRAQTGNVFLAYDDVPELNTIIDQWQQQHAPVYDFTAEDGISHTIWVVDEAGAGDEISRLFEEKVPATYIADGHHRAASAALVQKASGEDIHSGANLNYFLTTIFPASQLVILDYNRLVKDLNGLSKEEFISSLEYDFTVEAVGHHEQRPSMMHEFSMYLEGTWYRLVAREGTYTTDPIGILDVTILQNNVLDKLLGIKDPRTDRRIDFVGGIRGLGELVKRVDGGEMKVAFALYPVTIQQLFDIADSGNVMPPKSTWFEPKLRDGLLTHLI; this is translated from the coding sequence ATGGCAATCATCAAACCGTTCCGCGCATTACGTCCACAGCCGGCCCTGGCAAAACAGGTAGCCGCGAAGCCTTACGATGTACTGAATTCCAGAGAAGCAGCCGCAGAAGCTGCCGGTAACCCGCACTCCTTCTATCACGTATCAAAATCCGAGATCGATCTGCCGGAAGGTACGGACGTACACAGCGATGAAGTGTATGCCAAAGCCGCCGAAAATCTGCAGCAGCTGCGGGAAAGCGGCACACTGTTCCATGAAGAGACGCCCTGTTACTATATCTATAAACTGGTGATGGACGGCCGTTCCCAGACAGGCCTGGTATGTGCGTCATCGATCGATGACTATAACAACGGCATCATCAAAAAACACGAATTCACCCGCCCGGATAAAGAGCTGGACCGTATCAATCACATTACCGCCACCCGCGCGCAAACGGGGAACGTGTTCCTCGCTTATGATGATGTGCCTGAATTGAACACCATCATCGACCAATGGCAGCAACAGCATGCTCCCGTGTACGATTTCACGGCGGAAGACGGCATTTCCCACACGATCTGGGTAGTGGACGAAGCCGGCGCAGGCGATGAGATATCCCGGCTGTTCGAAGAAAAGGTTCCGGCTACCTACATTGCCGACGGCCATCACCGCGCCGCCTCCGCCGCGCTGGTGCAGAAAGCTTCGGGAGAAGATATTCACAGCGGCGCCAACCTGAACTATTTCCTGACCACCATTTTCCCGGCCAGCCAGCTGGTGATACTGGACTATAACCGCCTGGTAAAAGACCTGAACGGCCTCAGCAAAGAGGAATTCATCTCCAGCCTGGAGTATGATTTTACTGTTGAAGCCGTGGGCCACCATGAACAGCGGCCATCCATGATGCATGAATTCAGCATGTACCTGGAAGGGACCTGGTACCGCCTCGTGGCGCGGGAAGGCACTTATACCACCGATCCCATCGGCATCCTGGATGTGACCATCCTGCAAAATAATGTGCTGGACAAGCTGCTGGGCATCAAAGACCCGCGGACGGACAGGCGTATCGACTTCGTTGGCGGCATCCGCGGACTGGGCGAACTGGTAAAAAGAGTGGACGGCGGCGAGATGAAAGTAGCCTTCGCCCTGTACCCCGTAACGATCCAGCAATTGTTCGACATTGCGGACAGCGGGAACGTCATGCCCCCCAAATCCACCTGGTTTGAGCCCAAGCTGCGTGACGGGCTGCTGACCCACCTGATCTGA
- the serC gene encoding 3-phosphoserine/phosphohydroxythreonine transaminase — MEQENVFNLDRNMKVHNFNAGPSVLPNEVLYKASKALIDFDGTGMSILEIGHRTEQFTAVMEEARSLTRELMQLDDDFEVLFLHGGATTEFMQVPMNLLDSGETAAYIDTGVWSNKAIKEAKQFGYVDVIASSKETNYHHIPKQFTVPQQAKYLHITTNNTIYGTQWQTIPDTDVPLIADMSSDILSRQMDFNRFALIYAGVQKNMGAAGATMVAVRKSMLGKVTRKIPSILDYRLHIENGSMLNTPPVFAVYITMLTLRWLKGQGGVAAIEKINNKKAALLYDEIDHNPLFRGNVVKEDRSRMNVTFTIDKPELEEEFLKFCKKEDIVGIKGHRLSGGFRASLYNALPLESVEVMVEAMKFFSLKKA; from the coding sequence GTGGAACAAGAAAACGTATTCAATTTAGATCGCAACATGAAGGTGCACAACTTTAATGCAGGTCCTTCTGTATTACCAAACGAAGTGCTGTACAAAGCCAGCAAAGCGCTGATTGACTTTGACGGCACGGGAATGTCCATCCTCGAAATAGGACACCGCACGGAGCAATTCACCGCCGTGATGGAAGAAGCGCGCAGTCTCACCCGGGAGCTTATGCAACTGGATGACGACTTTGAAGTGCTGTTCCTTCACGGAGGCGCTACCACCGAATTCATGCAGGTCCCGATGAATCTGCTGGACAGCGGTGAAACAGCTGCCTATATTGACACCGGCGTGTGGTCCAACAAAGCCATCAAGGAGGCCAAACAGTTTGGTTATGTAGATGTTATTGCCAGCTCCAAAGAAACGAATTACCATCACATCCCGAAGCAGTTTACGGTACCCCAGCAAGCCAAATACCTGCATATCACCACCAATAACACCATTTATGGTACACAGTGGCAAACGATACCGGATACAGATGTGCCATTGATCGCCGATATGAGTTCCGATATACTCAGCCGCCAGATGGATTTTAACCGCTTTGCCCTGATCTATGCCGGCGTGCAGAAGAACATGGGCGCCGCGGGCGCCACCATGGTAGCCGTAAGGAAGAGCATGCTGGGCAAGGTGACCCGCAAGATCCCCTCCATACTGGATTACCGGCTGCATATCGAAAACGGCTCCATGCTGAACACACCGCCGGTATTCGCCGTGTACATCACCATGCTCACCCTCCGCTGGCTGAAAGGCCAGGGTGGCGTAGCCGCTATCGAAAAGATCAACAATAAAAAAGCCGCGCTCCTGTACGACGAGATCGACCATAACCCGCTGTTCCGCGGAAATGTAGTGAAAGAAGACCGCAGCCGGATGAACGTTACCTTTACGATAGACAAACCGGAGCTGGAAGAAGAATTCCTGAAATTCTGCAAGAAAGAAGATATCGTTGGCATCAAAGGCCATCGCCTGTCCGGCGGTTTCCGGGCATCCCTGTACAATGCGCTGCCTTTGGAAAGTGTGGAAGTAATGGTGGAAGCCATGAAATTCTTCTCACTCAAGAAAGCATAA
- a CDS encoding zinc dependent phospholipase C family protein, producing MHPLFKTAALVLAALFLLRSPSRAWGFFGHERINRLAVFSLPPEMMVLYKPHIEYIMQQSTAPDKRRYMIPEEGPRHYLDVDHYGFLNIPRTWPQAVEKFTADTLQRYGMLPWHLERMMAQLTKAFLAGDGPRILRLSAELGHYMADAHVPLHACSNHNGQFTGQHGIHGLWESRIPELLADSRFDYWTGRAAYIRDFRAFAWQVIGESARASDTVLWLEKQLSLSFPADRRYAYEIRKGVLVRNYSSEYTRAYQALLGDMVERRMRGSIAAVAACWYTAWADAGQPSLATLAPGSPTVQEQEALRQMDSLWQQGKIFGREH from the coding sequence ATGCATCCATTGTTCAAAACCGCAGCATTAGTGCTGGCAGCGCTCTTTCTTTTACGTTCGCCATCCCGGGCCTGGGGATTCTTCGGGCATGAACGGATCAACCGGCTGGCCGTGTTCTCCCTTCCGCCGGAAATGATGGTGTTGTACAAACCGCATATCGAGTACATCATGCAGCAGTCCACCGCGCCTGACAAGAGACGGTATATGATACCGGAAGAGGGCCCGAGGCATTACCTGGATGTGGACCATTACGGCTTCCTCAACATCCCGCGCACCTGGCCGCAGGCGGTGGAAAAGTTCACCGCGGACACGCTGCAGCGCTACGGCATGCTGCCCTGGCACCTGGAACGGATGATGGCACAGCTCACAAAGGCATTTCTGGCGGGCGACGGGCCGCGTATCCTGCGGTTATCGGCCGAGCTGGGGCATTACATGGCCGATGCGCATGTGCCGCTGCATGCCTGCTCCAACCACAACGGGCAATTCACGGGGCAGCACGGGATCCACGGGCTGTGGGAATCGCGCATCCCGGAGCTGCTGGCGGACAGCCGGTTTGATTACTGGACCGGCCGCGCGGCCTACATCCGGGACTTCCGGGCATTTGCCTGGCAGGTGATCGGGGAAAGCGCCAGGGCGTCGGATACCGTGTTGTGGCTGGAAAAGCAGCTGAGCCTGAGTTTCCCGGCAGACCGGCGGTATGCCTACGAGATACGGAAAGGGGTACTGGTCAGGAATTATTCCTCGGAATATACCCGGGCCTACCAGGCCTTGCTGGGCGATATGGTGGAGCGCCGCATGCGGGGTTCCATCGCTGCCGTGGCAGCCTGCTGGTACACCGCCTGGGCGGACGCCGGGCAGCCGTCCCTGGCCACATTGGCGCCGGGATCGCCCACAGTACAGGAACAGGAAGCATTACGGCAGATGGACAGTCTCTGGCAGCAGGGGAAAATATTTGGGAGGGAACATTAA
- a CDS encoding DUF502 domain-containing protein, translating to MSPKLRFKVLVSRILRYFFQGLLILAPIGITAFTLYWGFITIDNLLPRDLIPTNHPMNFLRYQGVGFAIVLILIIFVGYVSSSFIVGRLIDMFDHILERTPFIKYIYSSVKDVFDAFVGEKKKFDHPVLVNVYGEDVWEMGFITQKDVKSLGLEGFLAVYVPHAYAITGKVFIVRQEKVRPLTNISAGEAMKFAVSGGVTHITEMPAQPVEPGR from the coding sequence ATGTCTCCAAAACTGCGATTCAAGGTGCTGGTCTCCCGGATACTGCGCTACTTCTTCCAGGGTCTGCTGATCCTGGCCCCGATCGGCATCACGGCGTTTACGCTGTACTGGGGCTTTATCACGATCGACAACCTGCTGCCGCGGGACCTGATCCCCACCAATCACCCGATGAATTTCCTGCGCTACCAGGGGGTGGGATTTGCTATCGTATTGATACTCATCATATTTGTCGGCTACGTGAGTTCCTCCTTCATCGTCGGGCGGTTGATAGATATGTTCGATCATATCCTGGAGCGCACACCTTTTATTAAATATATTTATTCCTCGGTGAAGGATGTTTTCGATGCCTTTGTGGGGGAAAAGAAGAAGTTCGATCATCCGGTGCTGGTGAATGTGTACGGGGAGGATGTCTGGGAGATGGGGTTCATTACCCAGAAAGATGTGAAAAGCCTGGGACTGGAGGGTTTCCTGGCGGTGTATGTGCCGCATGCCTATGCGATCACGGGCAAGGTGTTCATTGTGCGGCAGGAAAAAGTGCGGCCGCTGACCAATATTTCCGCCGGTGAGGCCATGAAATTCGCGGTGTCCGGCGGGGTGACACATATCACGGAAATGCCGGCGCAACCGGTTGAACCAGGCCGATGA
- a CDS encoding TetR/AcrR family transcriptional regulator gives MEVQERILDTAFHLFRQYGTRSITMDDIAVRMGISKKTLYAHFADKSDLVMNVMDRHLKLMQAQCIESRTQAKDAVEELFLVMKMLEERLRNMNPVAMMDLQKFHAKAFRLFEDHKNVFMLDMVRQNLQRGIEEGLFRPDLELDILAHFRTASAMFCFQPELFPMNGYDMTKVQRVLLEHFLYGVATLKGYKEIEKYKNERLP, from the coding sequence ATGGAAGTACAAGAGCGAATCCTGGACACGGCGTTTCACCTTTTCCGCCAGTATGGCACCCGTTCCATCACGATGGACGATATTGCCGTACGGATGGGTATATCCAAAAAGACCCTGTACGCGCATTTTGCGGATAAAAGCGATCTGGTGATGAATGTGATGGACCGGCACCTGAAGCTGATGCAGGCACAATGCATCGAAAGCAGGACGCAGGCAAAGGATGCTGTGGAGGAATTGTTCCTGGTGATGAAAATGCTGGAGGAAAGGCTGCGGAATATGAACCCCGTGGCCATGATGGACCTCCAGAAATTCCATGCGAAGGCCTTCCGGCTATTTGAGGACCACAAGAATGTGTTCATGCTGGACATGGTCCGGCAGAACCTGCAGCGCGGCATTGAGGAGGGATTATTCCGGCCGGACCTGGAGCTGGATATCCTGGCGCATTTCCGTACGGCTTCGGCCATGTTCTGCTTCCAGCCCGAACTGTTCCCCATGAACGGTTATGATATGACGAAAGTGCAGCGGGTGCTCCTGGAACATTTTCTTTACGGCGTAGCCACACTGAAAGGATATAAAGAGATAGAAAAATACAAAAACGAAAGATTACCCTAA
- a CDS encoding TolC family protein, translating to MHFKWKLIALTGTMMQFLTYAYAQQQPDPGTTMRFSAKQAVDYALANQYAVRNARLDELKQLAINKEVSGLALPQVSASGTFQDNPIIQKQLLDASNFDTSAPKGTLVPFEFGLKYNALGTVNVNQVLFDPSVLVALQARKTLEELAHRGIKKAEVDVKAEVYKAYYNVVAADKALSILQENITRMRKSLDETREIYKNGLVEKLDVDRLVVQMNNLTTQEVSLRNLRDVGIAALKYQMGMPIKQPLELTDTLSTDEIKSVLVENESFVYQSRVEYMLLESQKKANEYNLKRYKLQALPTLSAFGTGGISRQSNQFDYFQSELWYGYTSWGLNLSIPIFSGMQRRRKVDQAWIDVKKSELDLENMRNVIDLDQVQSATTLRNNIKTLESQEENMQLAQEVMRMTDIKYKEGVGSSLEVITAETSLLTAQNNYFSALFEAMVSRIDYLKAYGKL from the coding sequence ATGCACTTTAAATGGAAGCTCATCGCTCTCACGGGCACGATGATGCAATTTTTAACCTACGCTTATGCTCAGCAGCAACCGGATCCCGGAACGACCATGCGGTTTTCGGCAAAGCAGGCGGTGGATTATGCACTGGCAAACCAGTACGCCGTCCGTAATGCGAGACTGGACGAGCTGAAGCAGCTGGCCATCAACAAAGAAGTGAGCGGCCTTGCGCTGCCGCAGGTTTCTGCATCCGGTACGTTCCAGGACAACCCGATCATTCAGAAACAATTGCTGGATGCGTCCAACTTCGACACTTCCGCTCCCAAAGGCACGCTCGTTCCCTTCGAATTCGGCCTGAAATACAATGCTCTCGGTACCGTGAACGTCAACCAGGTGCTGTTCGACCCCAGCGTGCTGGTGGCGCTGCAAGCCAGGAAAACACTGGAAGAACTGGCCCACAGAGGGATCAAAAAAGCCGAAGTGGATGTAAAAGCAGAAGTCTATAAAGCCTATTATAATGTTGTGGCGGCGGATAAAGCCCTGTCCATTCTCCAGGAGAACATCACGCGCATGCGCAAATCCCTGGACGAAACCCGGGAGATCTACAAGAACGGACTGGTAGAGAAACTGGATGTGGACAGGCTCGTTGTGCAGATGAATAACCTCACCACCCAGGAAGTAAGCCTGCGGAATCTTCGTGATGTGGGCATAGCCGCCCTGAAATACCAGATGGGCATGCCCATTAAACAACCGCTGGAACTGACGGATACCCTCAGCACCGATGAGATCAAATCCGTACTGGTAGAAAACGAATCCTTTGTGTACCAGAGCCGCGTGGAATACATGCTGCTCGAATCGCAGAAGAAAGCGAACGAGTATAACCTGAAACGGTATAAGCTGCAGGCGCTGCCTACACTGTCCGCTTTTGGCACCGGCGGCATATCCCGGCAAAGCAACCAGTTCGATTATTTCCAGTCTGAATTATGGTATGGCTATACCTCATGGGGCCTCAATCTTTCCATTCCCATCTTCTCCGGCATGCAACGCAGAAGGAAAGTGGACCAGGCATGGATAGACGTGAAGAAATCGGAACTGGACCTGGAGAATATGCGGAATGTCATCGATCTGGACCAGGTACAATCAGCCACCACGCTGCGCAACAATATCAAAACACTGGAAAGCCAGGAAGAAAATATGCAGCTGGCGCAGGAAGTGATGCGGATGACGGACATCAAATACAAGGAAGGTGTTGGCTCCAGCCTGGAAGTGATCACCGCGGAAACTTCCCTGCTCACCGCACAGAACAACTATTTCTCGGCACTGTTCGAGGCTATGGTATCCCGTATTGATTATCTTAAAGCATACGGCAAACTCTAA
- a CDS encoding efflux RND transporter periplasmic adaptor subunit, whose product MTRKYFTLPLITLILAACGGEGGNKAEQLQKLKQEKTALDQKITALEKELKAGDSSVKMKTVTIAPLETTTFEHYLDIQGQVDARENVNVSPQQPGIIKSILVREGQQVSKGQTLAQLDNQVLRASIAELQTRIDLAKIMYEKQENLWKQQIGSEVQYLNAKNQYESLLKSKKTMEEQADLTRITSPINGTVDAVIAKLGDNAAPGMPAFRVVNSTNLRVVANIAESFGGRVKTGDEVILSFPDINKEIRTRIGFASKVIDPLSRTINVEIPLKADKDIRPNMIVRLRIVDYKANDAIVIPVSVIQYSMGKPYVLTVKGQGKELQAVRKNIEMGRTYNDKAEVKSGLTAGERIITTGFQGLNNDDYVKL is encoded by the coding sequence ATGACCAGAAAATATTTCACGCTTCCATTGATCACTTTAATCCTGGCTGCCTGCGGCGGTGAGGGCGGCAACAAGGCTGAGCAGCTGCAGAAGCTGAAACAGGAGAAAACCGCACTGGACCAGAAGATCACAGCGCTGGAAAAAGAACTGAAAGCCGGTGATTCTTCCGTGAAAATGAAAACCGTGACCATTGCCCCGCTGGAGACGACAACTTTTGAACATTATCTCGATATACAGGGCCAGGTTGACGCCCGGGAGAACGTAAATGTTTCCCCCCAGCAACCGGGCATCATCAAATCCATCCTCGTGCGGGAAGGCCAGCAGGTCTCCAAAGGCCAAACGCTCGCCCAGCTGGATAACCAGGTGCTGCGGGCCAGCATTGCGGAACTGCAGACAAGGATAGACCTGGCCAAGATCATGTACGAAAAGCAGGAGAATCTCTGGAAACAGCAGATCGGTTCCGAAGTGCAGTACCTCAATGCTAAAAACCAGTACGAAAGCCTGCTGAAAAGCAAGAAAACGATGGAAGAACAGGCAGACCTGACCCGTATCACCTCTCCCATCAACGGTACTGTGGATGCCGTGATCGCCAAACTGGGCGACAATGCCGCTCCGGGAATGCCTGCATTCCGCGTGGTGAACAGCACCAACCTCCGGGTAGTGGCCAATATCGCAGAATCCTTTGGCGGCCGCGTAAAAACGGGAGATGAAGTGATCCTGTCCTTCCCGGATATCAATAAAGAGATCCGCACCCGCATCGGCTTCGCTTCCAAAGTAATTGATCCGCTAAGCCGTACCATCAATGTGGAAATACCGCTGAAGGCCGACAAGGATATCCGCCCGAACATGATCGTCCGGCTGCGCATTGTGGATTATAAGGCAAATGATGCCATCGTTATACCGGTAAGCGTGATACAGTACTCCATGGGAAAACCGTATGTGCTGACCGTAAAAGGCCAGGGCAAAGAATTGCAGGCCGTAAGGAAGAATATTGAAATGGGGCGTACCTATAATGATAAAGCAGAGGTGAAGTCCGGCCTTACCGCCGGTGAAAGGATCATTACAACCGGCTTCCAGGGACTGAACAACGACGATTACGTGAAATTGTAA